One Setaria italica strain Yugu1 chromosome II, Setaria_italica_v2.0, whole genome shotgun sequence DNA segment encodes these proteins:
- the LOC101763449 gene encoding 18 kDa seed maturation protein: MQGGRSASAVESAKEAAANVGASAWAGKEKTKAVVQEKAAKARARDPAEKAAADARMEERVREVEAVKQGAMRRNAAAKERASAAEHHPTPLGVGGAAAPPVPAGPGVHVLDRPAATDGRTAGVPPVGTETDAAARQPAGAAPHDAAGGFAGTDGVPPASGTAGGRYT, translated from the coding sequence ATGCAGGGCGGGCGGAGCGCGAGCGCGGTGGAGTCCgccaaggaggcggcggcgaacgtGGGCGCGTCGGCGTGGGCGGGCAAGGAGAAGACCAAGGCCGTGGTGCAGGAGAAGGCGGCCAAGGCGAGGGCGCGCGACCCGGCGGAGAAGGCCGCGGCGGACGCCCGGATGGAGGAGCGCGTCCGGGAGGTGGAGGCCGTGAAGCAGGGCGCCATGCGCCgcaacgccgccgccaaggAGCGCGCCTCCGCGGCCGAGCACCACCCGACGCCGCTCGGCGTTGGGggtgccgccgcgccgccggtgcccgcGGGTCCCGGCGTCCATGTCCTGGACCGTCCCGCGGCGACGGACGGCCGTACTGCTGGCGTGCCGCCGGTTGGCACGGAGaccgacgcggcggcgaggcagccTGCAGGCGCCGCACCACATGACGCTGCTGGTGGGTTCGCCGGGACCGACGGCGTCCCGCCGGCGAGCGGCACGGCCGGTGGCCGCTACACCTGA